From Streptomyces griseorubiginosus, one genomic window encodes:
- a CDS encoding alpha/beta hydrolase, which yields MTRTPPVPHSASASTSTTTRRVALGLATLALALTALPAATLPVQAAPDPLARYHHQRLDWKSCVLGPDDATGKELEQAGAQCTDVRVPLDYGNPDGRTVTVAISRIRATDTAHRVGPLLLNGGGPGGQTLGDPPWVRAAMKDVAARYDVVGVDPRFVGRSTPLDCHWPTGSAFRGAGVDRAGFDRMAAFARDLAQRCRRHAGDVLPYVNTRNTARDLDVIRAALGERRISYLGYSYGSYLGEVYTTLFPGRVERVVLDGVIDPDRYGPRLLRGSEKANRHALEDWASWAAARHASYGLGRTGGAVLATVDHVQAAAARTPLRLGTYRVDEHVVPLIVFNGLSQDNDIAYGDFAQAVQDLLRAVQGRNVTPSPWLAEALGFMLTGSDSHYGSVQTAILCGDAAAPRDPEAYWRDVQRARERDELFGPVTNNLNPCAFWDPPRERPTVIRDDLPALLVNATGDPRTTYDGATAVRRMWPSSRLVTLRGADQHAVYGVYGSSCADATVNTYLATGRLPAKDVTCTARPSGTRP from the coding sequence GTGACCCGCACACCTCCCGTGCCGCACAGTGCATCGGCATCGACATCGACAACGACGAGAAGGGTCGCCCTGGGCCTGGCCACCCTCGCGCTCGCCCTCACCGCGTTACCCGCCGCAACGCTCCCCGTCCAGGCGGCACCCGACCCCCTCGCCCGCTACCACCATCAGCGCCTCGACTGGAAGAGCTGCGTGCTAGGCCCCGACGACGCGACCGGCAAGGAACTCGAACAGGCGGGCGCCCAATGCACCGACGTGCGCGTGCCGTTGGACTACGGCAACCCCGACGGCCGTACCGTCACCGTCGCGATCTCCCGGATCCGCGCCACCGACACCGCCCACCGCGTCGGCCCCCTGCTGCTCAACGGCGGTGGCCCGGGCGGGCAGACGCTCGGTGATCCGCCGTGGGTCCGCGCCGCGATGAAGGACGTAGCCGCACGCTACGACGTGGTGGGCGTGGATCCCCGCTTCGTCGGCCGGAGCACCCCGCTGGACTGCCACTGGCCGACCGGCTCCGCGTTCCGCGGTGCGGGTGTCGACCGCGCCGGGTTCGACCGCATGGCGGCCTTCGCCCGGGACCTCGCACAGCGCTGCCGCCGGCACGCCGGTGACGTGCTGCCGTACGTGAACACCCGCAACACCGCGCGTGACCTGGACGTGATCCGTGCCGCGCTCGGTGAGCGGCGGATCTCCTACCTGGGCTATTCGTACGGCAGTTACCTCGGCGAGGTGTACACCACGCTGTTCCCGGGCCGCGTAGAGCGGGTCGTCCTGGACGGTGTCATCGACCCGGACCGGTACGGTCCCCGGCTGCTGCGGGGCAGCGAGAAGGCCAACCGCCACGCCCTGGAGGACTGGGCCTCGTGGGCCGCCGCCCGTCACGCGAGCTACGGCCTTGGCCGCACCGGTGGGGCGGTGCTGGCGACCGTGGACCACGTCCAGGCCGCCGCCGCCCGCACACCCCTTCGGCTCGGGACGTACCGGGTGGACGAACACGTCGTTCCCCTCATCGTGTTCAACGGTCTCTCCCAGGACAACGACATCGCCTACGGAGACTTCGCGCAGGCAGTCCAGGACCTGCTGCGTGCGGTGCAGGGGCGGAACGTCACCCCCTCTCCCTGGCTCGCCGAGGCCCTCGGGTTCATGCTGACCGGCAGCGACTCCCACTACGGCAGCGTCCAGACCGCGATCCTGTGCGGCGACGCCGCCGCCCCGAGGGACCCGGAGGCGTACTGGCGCGACGTCCAACGGGCGCGCGAACGCGACGAGTTGTTCGGGCCCGTCACGAACAACCTCAACCCGTGCGCCTTCTGGGACCCGCCCCGCGAACGCCCGACCGTCATCAGGGACGACCTCCCCGCCCTGCTCGTCAACGCCACCGGAGACCCGCGCACCACCTACGACGGCGCGACCGCGGTACGCCGGATGTGGCCCTCCTCCCGACTGGTCACCCTGCGCGGCGCCGACCAGCACGCGGTCTACGGCGTCTACGGCTCATCCTGTGCCGACGCCACGGTCAACACCTACCTCGCCACCGGCCGCCTCCCGGCCAAGGACGTCACCTGCACCGCGCGTCCCTCCGGCACCCGTCCGTAG
- a CDS encoding helix-turn-helix transcriptional regulator: MQKTSSRLLSLLSLLQTHRDWSGRDLAERLGITARTVRRDIDRLRELGYLITTVKGPGGGYRLAAGHQLPPLLFDDDQAIALAVALQTVTAGTAVADDAVRALATLRQVMPPRLRHRIDLLRVTAVRPPDGYRAPRTDGQVLVDVGRAIRAREELRFDHTPGSGTSAGAPRRVHPHHLVTWRDRWYLVAWDPDREDWRTFRVDRIRPRTPNGPRFVPRELPGGDVAAFVTDRFRGNDGHDGTRTRWPCEGEVVLHLPAADVAPYAEDGVVEELGPHHCRLTLGSWSWTGLAAALGRFDADIEVVGPPRLATAFTELSARYGRAAKAR, translated from the coding sequence ATGCAGAAAACCTCCTCCCGGCTGCTCTCGCTGCTCTCGCTGTTGCAGACGCACCGTGACTGGTCCGGCCGGGATCTGGCCGAGCGTCTCGGCATCACCGCGCGCACCGTGCGCCGGGACATCGACCGGCTGCGTGAACTGGGCTACCTGATCACGACCGTGAAGGGCCCGGGGGGCGGCTACCGGCTGGCTGCCGGACACCAGCTGCCGCCCTTGCTGTTCGACGACGACCAGGCGATCGCCCTCGCGGTCGCCCTGCAGACCGTGACCGCGGGCACGGCCGTCGCCGACGACGCCGTACGCGCGCTGGCCACCCTCCGGCAGGTCATGCCGCCCCGGCTGCGCCACCGCATCGACCTGCTGCGCGTCACCGCGGTCCGGCCGCCCGACGGCTACAGGGCCCCGCGGACGGACGGTCAGGTCCTGGTGGACGTCGGCCGCGCCATCCGCGCCCGCGAGGAACTGCGCTTCGACCACACCCCGGGTTCGGGCACCTCAGCGGGTGCACCTCGCCGTGTGCACCCGCATCACCTGGTCACCTGGCGCGACCGCTGGTACCTCGTCGCCTGGGACCCCGACCGTGAGGACTGGCGCACCTTCCGCGTCGACCGCATCCGGCCCCGCACACCGAACGGGCCTCGCTTCGTCCCACGTGAACTGCCCGGCGGCGACGTGGCGGCCTTCGTCACCGACCGGTTCCGCGGCAACGACGGCCACGACGGCACCCGTACGCGGTGGCCCTGCGAGGGCGAGGTCGTCCTCCATCTGCCGGCCGCCGACGTCGCCCCCTACGCCGAGGACGGAGTCGTCGAGGAACTCGGCCCCCACCACTGCCGGCTCACCCTCGGCTCGTGGTCCTGGACCGGCCTGGCCGCTGCCCTCGGCCGCTTCGACGCCGACATCGAGGTCGTCGGGCCACCCCGGCTGGCGACGGCGTTCACGGAACTCTCCGCGCGCTACGGCCGTGCGGCGAAGGCCCGTTGA
- a CDS encoding VOC family protein, translating into MSVTTTTHLNFRGDAREALDFYRSVFGGRTAAVTYKDAGAVRNESEADWLMWGEVTGDDGFHVMAYDVPSQLPWDQGRNGFFVSVRGEDTEEISDLWARLAEGSTVVRPLEAAPWAPLYGMLTDRFGVTWVLDVAVAWS; encoded by the coding sequence ATGTCCGTCACGACCACCACCCACCTGAACTTCCGGGGCGACGCACGCGAGGCCCTGGACTTCTACCGGTCCGTCTTCGGCGGACGCACGGCCGCCGTCACCTACAAGGACGCGGGTGCCGTGCGGAACGAGAGCGAGGCGGACTGGCTGATGTGGGGCGAGGTCACGGGCGACGACGGCTTCCACGTCATGGCCTACGACGTGCCCTCCCAACTGCCCTGGGACCAGGGCAGGAACGGGTTCTTCGTCTCCGTACGGGGCGAGGACACCGAGGAGATCAGCGACCTGTGGGCCAGGCTCGCCGAGGGCTCGACCGTCGTGCGACCGCTGGAGGCGGCACCGTGGGCGCCGCTGTACGGCATGCTCACCGACCGTTTCGGCGTCACCTGGGTCCTTGACGTCGCGGTCGCCTGGTCGTGA
- a CDS encoding M4 family metallopeptidase, with the protein MSLSHRALVRRRRATALALTAIGSLLALAAPGPADAAPTDAGRPAKITATPRAGAAQTSLTPARRTALVKGAQSAAAETARRIGLGAKEKLVVKDVVTDADGTTHTRYERTFAGLPVLGGDLVVHDSRGRTTVTKANATRLSVPSLSPKVTARGATDKALAASKRDRVREAEVGNASRLVVWAGTGKPVLAWETLVEGVQKDGTPSELQVVTDASTGKELLAAEKVHTGEGTGQYVGTVPLGTTPSGSTYQLVDPDRAGHKTYDLNQGTSGTGTLFTDDNDVWGTGLPSNRQTAGVDVAFGAAATWDFYKEAFGRNGIRNDGVAAYSRAHYGSNYVNAFWQDSCFCMTYGDGSGNTHPLTALDVAAHEMSHGVTAATAGLVYSGESGGLNEATSDIFAAAVEFHENLAADPGDYLVGEKIDINGDGTPLRYMDKPSKDGDSRDSWSAGLGGIDVHYSSGPANHFFYLLSEGSGAKTVNGVSYDSPTSDGRPVTGIGIENAAAIWYRALTTYMTSTTDYAGARTATLSAAADLFGAYSPTYLAVADAWAAINVGNRIALGVNLAPVADQISGVNQVVSLQLDAYTTNTGSALTYEVTGLPDGLTVSPSGLISGTPTTLGTSDVTVTVTDSTGATATDTFSWQIAYVYANTTRVDIPDNGAAVESPVTITDRDGNASATTTVYVNIVHTYRGDLTVDLVGPNGTVYSLLNRSGGSADNVDQTFTVNASAQPLNGTWKLRVQDRASIDVGYIARWQLTP; encoded by the coding sequence TTGTCCCTGTCACACCGCGCGCTCGTGCGGCGCAGACGCGCCACCGCGCTCGCCCTCACGGCCATAGGCTCCCTGCTCGCCCTGGCCGCCCCCGGCCCGGCCGACGCCGCCCCGACGGACGCGGGCCGCCCGGCGAAGATCACCGCCACCCCCCGGGCCGGCGCCGCCCAGACCTCCCTGACCCCCGCCCGCCGTACCGCGCTGGTCAAGGGCGCCCAGTCCGCGGCAGCCGAGACCGCCCGCCGCATCGGCCTCGGCGCCAAGGAGAAACTCGTCGTCAAGGACGTCGTCACCGACGCCGACGGCACCACGCACACCCGCTACGAGCGCACCTTCGCCGGCCTGCCCGTTCTCGGCGGCGACCTCGTCGTCCACGACAGCCGCGGCCGTACGACCGTCACCAAGGCCAACGCGACGCGGCTCTCGGTGCCCTCGCTCAGCCCGAAGGTCACGGCCCGGGGCGCCACCGACAAGGCCCTCGCGGCCTCGAAGCGGGACCGCGTCCGGGAAGCCGAGGTGGGCAACGCCTCCCGCCTGGTCGTCTGGGCCGGCACCGGCAAGCCCGTACTGGCCTGGGAGACCCTCGTCGAAGGCGTCCAGAAGGACGGCACGCCCAGCGAACTCCAGGTCGTCACCGACGCCTCCACCGGCAAGGAACTCCTGGCCGCCGAGAAGGTCCACACCGGCGAGGGCACCGGCCAGTACGTCGGCACGGTCCCGCTGGGCACCACCCCGTCCGGGTCGACGTACCAGCTCGTCGATCCCGACCGGGCCGGACACAAGACGTACGACCTGAACCAGGGCACCTCGGGCACCGGCACCCTCTTCACGGACGACAACGATGTCTGGGGCACCGGCCTGCCCTCCAACCGCCAGACGGCCGGTGTCGACGTGGCCTTCGGCGCCGCGGCCACCTGGGACTTCTACAAGGAGGCCTTCGGCCGCAACGGCATCCGCAACGACGGTGTGGCCGCCTACAGCCGCGCCCACTACGGCAGCAACTACGTCAACGCCTTCTGGCAGGACTCCTGCTTCTGCATGACCTACGGCGACGGCTCGGGCAACACCCACCCGCTGACCGCGCTCGACGTGGCCGCCCACGAGATGAGCCACGGCGTCACCGCAGCCACCGCGGGCCTGGTCTACTCGGGTGAGTCCGGCGGTCTGAACGAGGCGACCTCCGACATCTTCGCCGCCGCCGTCGAGTTCCACGAGAACCTCGCCGCCGACCCCGGCGACTACCTGGTCGGCGAGAAGATCGACATCAACGGCGACGGCACGCCGCTGCGTTACATGGACAAGCCCTCCAAGGACGGTGACTCCAGGGACAGTTGGAGCGCCGGGCTGGGCGGTATCGACGTCCACTACTCGTCCGGTCCCGCCAACCACTTCTTCTACCTGCTCTCCGAGGGCAGCGGTGCCAAGACCGTCAACGGCGTCTCCTACGACAGCCCGACCTCCGACGGCCGGCCCGTCACCGGCATCGGCATCGAGAACGCCGCCGCCATCTGGTACCGCGCCCTGACGACGTACATGACCTCGACCACCGACTACGCCGGCGCCCGCACCGCCACCCTGTCGGCGGCCGCGGACCTCTTCGGTGCCTACAGCCCGACCTACCTCGCCGTCGCCGATGCGTGGGCCGCGATCAACGTCGGCAACCGCATCGCCCTCGGCGTCAACCTCGCCCCCGTCGCCGACCAGATCAGCGGCGTCAACCAGGTGGTCAGCCTCCAGCTCGACGCCTACACCACCAACACCGGCTCCGCACTGACCTACGAGGTCACCGGACTGCCCGACGGCCTGACCGTCAGCCCGAGCGGCCTGATCAGCGGCACCCCGACCACCCTCGGCACCAGCGACGTCACCGTGACCGTGACCGACAGCACCGGCGCGACGGCCACGGACACCTTCAGCTGGCAGATCGCCTACGTCTACGCCAACACCACCCGCGTCGACATCCCCGACAACGGGGCCGCCGTGGAGTCCCCGGTGACCATCACCGACCGCGACGGCAACGCCTCCGCGACCACCACGGTCTACGTCAACATCGTCCACACCTACCGCGGTGACCTCACCGTCGACCTCGTCGGACCTAACGGCACCGTCTACTCCCTGCTCAACCGCAGCGGCGGCTCCGCCGACAACGTCGACCAGACCTTCACGGTCAACGCCTCCGCCCAACCGCTCAACGGCACCTGGAAGTTGCGCGTCCAGGACCGTGCGTCCATCGACGTCGGCTACATCGCCCGCTGGCAGCTGACCCCCTGA
- a CDS encoding cyclase family protein, with translation MSPSSGDSANPAPTGVGNGPAVSRQEFDALFEAVRTWGRWSPADRGAWNRVTADHVRRAAARVRTGTVVPLALPWNTRPGPGNRKPALHHMTDLGDVEAPEPSTHKDFIAADYHGKGITHLDALCHIAYRGQLYDGRTAHEVVDAAGARFGAVSTLGSLVTRGVLLDLPTVLGIPWLEPGRAVHAEDIVVAEKALEVTIGEGDAVLLRSGHVRRREELGAWDPDTASAGFHVDALPLLAERGIALLGGDGDSDVRPSPVDGVHSPVHALAVAAMGVPLLDNLDLEALSAATATAGRYDFLLVVAPLNVPGGTGSPVSPVAVL, from the coding sequence GTGAGTCCGAGTTCCGGCGATTCCGCGAATCCCGCGCCGACCGGCGTCGGCAACGGGCCCGCCGTCTCCCGTCAGGAGTTCGACGCACTCTTCGAGGCGGTTCGAACGTGGGGTCGCTGGTCCCCGGCCGACCGCGGTGCCTGGAACCGGGTCACCGCGGACCATGTGCGGCGGGCCGCGGCGCGTGTGCGGACCGGGACGGTCGTCCCGCTGGCGCTGCCGTGGAACACCCGGCCCGGCCCCGGCAACCGCAAGCCTGCCCTGCACCACATGACCGACCTCGGTGACGTGGAGGCGCCGGAACCCTCCACCCACAAGGACTTCATCGCCGCCGACTACCACGGCAAGGGCATCACCCATCTCGACGCGCTGTGCCACATCGCCTATCGGGGGCAGCTCTACGACGGCCGTACGGCACACGAGGTCGTCGATGCCGCGGGCGCCCGCTTCGGCGCGGTGTCGACGCTCGGGTCCCTCGTCACGAGGGGAGTGCTCCTCGACCTGCCCACCGTCCTCGGGATCCCCTGGCTGGAGCCGGGTCGAGCAGTGCACGCCGAGGACATCGTCGTTGCGGAGAAGGCACTCGAGGTGACGATCGGCGAGGGCGACGCGGTACTGCTGCGCTCCGGACACGTCCGGCGCCGCGAGGAACTCGGCGCCTGGGACCCCGACACCGCCAGCGCGGGTTTTCATGTGGACGCCCTGCCGCTGCTGGCCGAGCGTGGCATCGCGCTGCTCGGCGGAGACGGCGACAGTGACGTACGGCCCTCACCCGTGGACGGCGTGCACTCGCCGGTCCACGCCCTGGCCGTGGCCGCGATGGGGGTGCCACTGCTGGACAACCTCGACCTGGAAGCGCTGTCCGCCGCGACCGCGACGGCGGGGCGCTACGACTTCCTGCTCGTCGTGGCGCCGCTGAACGTCCCGGGCGGGACGGGCTCGCCCGTCAGCCCGGTCGCGGTCCTGTGA
- a CDS encoding SpoIIE family protein phosphatase — protein sequence MVRAGEDPIPTGRAPGGTGPAGFRERFLQGEPVETGVRTSILDSWRRCRTLGLSPDQTDLPFREDFEPDGRLVRAAVPVLDRLQATFAGSAMNISVADASGTVLLRRFGEASLARMLPAVQSVPGFVFAEQVAGTNGIGLALAERRPIRVYGAEHFAERSQGNACRALPVRDPLSGRIEGVLCFGYPRSAEDPALDTVIRKAAQAIERRILGQSSARERALLRAYLESGAEVAAGFRHRIGVRELAVEMSPRDRAILMEKAAELITRAQRARVDVPLPDGRRVTLVSRPMTSASGVEGVAIEAVVPGPSPRRPLAFPQQVHGPLGLPAEPAVGTFLPFSGAVPGVAPGQLSVTPPPGRLPGAVHGPDVVGVEDVTAGDSATDEHSDSPPPVRGLVMVGEPHVGSYALAARRRLELLSEAGVRIGTTLDVRSTARELAESAVPQLADFVTVDLPEAVLRGEEPADPRSDLRRTVVHGIHDDCPFHPVGKQVDYGPTMPQSRCLASGQAVLEPDLKAAAGWFAQDPEHSAQLLSHVHSLIAVPLVARGTVLGVAGFYRAQDSPRFGDDDRSLAQELAARAALSIDNARRYTRERAMVLALQRSLLPHGVPDQDAVEVAHRYLPAESDVGGDWYDVIPLSGTRIGLFVGDVVGHGMLSAATMGRLRTAARSFAELDFPPDEVLTHLDKLVGRLDREVPGAADAGTIGATCLYAIYDPTTQRCTMARAGHPPPALVRPDGTVWFPDLPAGPPLGFGGLPFEAAELDLPENSRLVLYTDGLIEDRHRDVDVVLDQLRATLAQANGTSDETCEAVLDTVAPAHPCDDIALLVARTHALDPRRMATWDLPADPALVSEVRASATRQLADWGLEEAAFAAELVLSELVTNAIRHGAGPIRVRLLHDRTLICEVSDSSNTAPHLRRAASTDEGGRGLFLVAQLTQSWGTRYTQHGKVIWAECALEGAA from the coding sequence GTGGTCCGGGCCGGCGAAGATCCGATACCGACGGGGCGTGCGCCAGGCGGCACGGGGCCCGCCGGTTTCCGTGAGCGGTTCCTGCAGGGTGAGCCGGTCGAGACGGGTGTGCGCACGTCGATCCTGGATTCCTGGCGGCGCTGCCGGACCCTGGGACTGTCGCCGGACCAGACCGACCTTCCCTTCCGGGAGGACTTCGAACCGGACGGACGGCTCGTCCGCGCGGCCGTTCCGGTGCTTGACCGGCTGCAGGCCACGTTCGCGGGCAGCGCGATGAACATCTCCGTCGCCGACGCGAGCGGGACGGTTCTCCTGCGCCGTTTCGGAGAAGCGTCGCTGGCCAGAATGCTCCCGGCCGTCCAGAGTGTCCCCGGGTTCGTGTTCGCCGAGCAGGTCGCGGGTACCAACGGCATCGGTCTCGCCCTGGCCGAGCGCCGACCCATCCGGGTCTACGGTGCCGAGCACTTCGCCGAGCGCTCCCAGGGCAATGCCTGTCGCGCGCTTCCCGTGCGTGACCCGCTCAGCGGCCGCATCGAGGGCGTCCTGTGCTTCGGCTATCCGCGCAGCGCCGAGGACCCGGCGCTGGACACCGTGATACGCAAGGCGGCCCAGGCCATCGAGCGGCGGATACTGGGGCAGAGTTCCGCGCGTGAGCGCGCTCTGCTGCGGGCGTACCTGGAGAGCGGGGCCGAGGTCGCCGCAGGTTTCCGCCACCGCATCGGGGTCCGGGAACTGGCCGTGGAGATGAGCCCCCGCGACCGGGCGATCCTCATGGAGAAGGCCGCCGAGCTGATCACCCGCGCGCAGCGGGCCCGGGTCGACGTGCCCCTGCCCGACGGCCGGCGGGTCACCCTCGTGAGCCGGCCGATGACGAGTGCCTCCGGAGTGGAGGGCGTCGCCATCGAGGCCGTTGTCCCCGGTCCCTCACCACGCCGGCCCCTCGCCTTCCCGCAGCAGGTCCACGGGCCGCTGGGTCTCCCTGCCGAGCCCGCCGTCGGTACTTTCCTCCCGTTCTCCGGAGCCGTTCCCGGCGTGGCGCCCGGGCAGCTCTCCGTCACCCCGCCGCCGGGGCGTCTGCCTGGTGCGGTGCACGGCCCTGACGTCGTGGGAGTCGAGGACGTCACGGCCGGCGACAGCGCGACGGACGAGCACTCCGACTCCCCGCCCCCGGTGAGAGGGCTCGTGATGGTGGGGGAGCCGCACGTGGGGTCCTACGCCCTGGCCGCGCGCCGCCGCCTGGAACTGTTGTCCGAGGCCGGCGTCCGGATAGGCACCACCCTGGACGTGCGCAGTACCGCCCGGGAGCTCGCCGAGTCGGCGGTGCCGCAACTGGCCGACTTCGTCACCGTCGACCTGCCGGAGGCCGTGCTTCGCGGCGAGGAGCCCGCCGATCCCCGCAGTGACCTACGCCGTACGGTGGTCCACGGCATCCATGACGACTGTCCCTTCCACCCGGTCGGCAAGCAGGTCGACTACGGACCGACGATGCCGCAGTCGCGGTGTCTGGCGAGCGGCCAGGCGGTGCTGGAACCGGACCTGAAGGCTGCCGCGGGCTGGTTCGCGCAGGACCCTGAGCACTCCGCACAGCTCCTGAGCCACGTCCACTCCCTCATCGCGGTGCCCCTGGTCGCCCGTGGCACAGTCCTGGGCGTGGCCGGCTTCTACCGCGCGCAGGACTCGCCACGGTTCGGGGACGACGACCGGTCGCTGGCCCAGGAGCTGGCCGCCCGTGCGGCGCTGTCCATCGACAACGCCCGGCGCTACACGCGTGAACGCGCCATGGTCCTGGCCCTGCAGCGCAGCCTGCTCCCGCACGGTGTGCCGGACCAGGACGCCGTCGAGGTCGCCCATCGCTACCTGCCCGCCGAATCCGACGTCGGAGGGGACTGGTACGACGTCATACCCCTGTCCGGCACCCGCATCGGGCTCTTCGTCGGCGATGTCGTCGGCCACGGCATGCTCTCCGCCGCCACCATGGGGCGGCTGCGCACGGCCGCCCGCAGTTTCGCCGAACTCGACTTTCCCCCGGACGAGGTCCTCACCCACCTCGACAAACTCGTGGGACGCCTGGACCGGGAGGTCCCCGGCGCCGCGGACGCAGGCACGATCGGCGCGACCTGTCTCTACGCCATCTACGACCCGACCACCCAGCGGTGCACCATGGCCCGCGCCGGTCATCCCCCGCCCGCCCTGGTCCGCCCCGACGGCACCGTGTGGTTCCCCGACCTGCCCGCCGGACCCCCGCTCGGCTTCGGCGGTCTGCCGTTCGAAGCCGCCGAGCTCGACCTCCCTGAGAACAGCCGGCTGGTTCTCTACACCGACGGGCTCATCGAGGACCGTCACCGAGACGTCGACGTGGTCCTCGATCAGTTGCGCGCCACGCTGGCCCAGGCCAACGGCACGTCCGACGAGACCTGCGAGGCGGTCCTCGACACGGTGGCCCCCGCCCACCCCTGCGACGACATCGCCCTGCTCGTCGCCCGCACCCATGCCCTGGACCCCCGACGGATGGCCACCTGGGACCTGCCCGCGGATCCGGCCCTGGTCAGCGAGGTCCGCGCCTCCGCCACCCGGCAACTGGCCGACTGGGGACTCGAGGAGGCCGCGTTCGCCGCCGAACTGGTGCTCAGCGAGCTGGTCACGAACGCCATCCGCCACGGCGCAGGGCCCATCCGGGTACGGCTGCTCCACGACCGCACCCTGATCTGCGAGGTCTCCGACAGCAGCAACACCGCCCCGCACCTGCGTCGAGCGGCCAGCACCGACGAGGGCGGCCGCGGCCTGTTCCTCGTCGCGCAGCTGACGCAGAGCTGGGGCACGCGCTACACCCAGCACGGCAAGGTCATCTGGGCCGAATGCGCGCTCGAGGGGGCCGCCTGA
- a CDS encoding sugar ABC transporter ATP-binding protein — protein sequence MHEAHDTSAHAVPPFGAEPLVRVRGLVKRFGGTLALAGVDLDVHPGSVLALLGPNGAGKSTLIKVLAGVHHADSGQVTVAGHPLGSHAASRHMSFIHQDLGLVEWMTVAENIALSTGYPRRAGLISWRRTREQCTEALRVVAGHLDPDAPIARLAPAERSLVAVARALAARAGLIVLDEPTARLPAADCTRLFRVLHTLRDRGHGILYVSHRLDEVYEVADTFAVLRDGRLVSHGSPATHAPATLVRAITGEEPTDHRVVTTPAGGPAILTLDGVRTPDAGPVGLELGRGEVLGLVGLTGAGHMGLARALAGDRPLLGGRALLGGRPYRPRTVADAVARGVALVPGDRQREGCLAGLTVRENLLANPRAGGMSALHWISPRRERAEAGTLIERFSVRPHDSEAAIATLSGGNQQNVMIGRWLRPALRLLILEEPTASVDIGAKAAIHRLLAEALAAGLAVLLVSSDFEEVAGVCRRALVFVRGSVTTELTGPALTVTELTRAASALPTSGSGANP from the coding sequence GTGCACGAGGCCCACGACACCTCTGCGCATGCGGTCCCGCCCTTCGGGGCGGAACCTCTGGTCCGTGTCCGCGGACTCGTCAAGCGGTTCGGGGGAACCCTCGCGCTCGCCGGGGTCGACCTCGATGTCCACCCCGGTAGCGTCCTCGCCCTCCTCGGTCCCAACGGAGCCGGGAAGTCCACGCTCATCAAAGTGCTCGCCGGCGTCCACCACGCCGACTCGGGACAGGTCACCGTGGCCGGGCACCCGCTCGGGAGTCACGCCGCGTCCCGGCACATGTCCTTCATCCATCAGGATCTCGGCCTGGTGGAGTGGATGACGGTAGCCGAGAACATCGCTCTGAGCACCGGGTATCCGCGCCGCGCCGGACTGATCTCCTGGCGCCGCACCCGGGAACAGTGCACCGAGGCCCTGCGGGTCGTCGCCGGACATCTCGACCCCGACGCGCCGATCGCCCGCCTCGCCCCGGCCGAGCGTTCGCTGGTCGCCGTCGCACGAGCCCTGGCGGCACGGGCGGGACTCATCGTCCTCGACGAGCCGACCGCCCGCCTGCCCGCCGCGGACTGCACCCGGCTGTTCCGGGTGCTGCACACCCTGCGCGACCGGGGCCACGGCATCCTCTACGTCAGTCATCGCCTGGACGAGGTGTACGAGGTCGCCGACACCTTCGCCGTGCTGCGCGACGGACGCCTGGTCAGCCACGGCTCGCCGGCGACCCACGCTCCTGCCACCCTGGTGCGCGCCATCACCGGCGAGGAGCCGACCGACCACCGCGTCGTCACCACCCCGGCCGGCGGCCCGGCCATCCTGACCCTGGACGGGGTGCGCACCCCCGACGCGGGACCGGTCGGTCTGGAGCTCGGGCGGGGGGAAGTCCTCGGCCTGGTCGGCCTCACGGGCGCCGGACACATGGGCCTCGCCCGAGCCCTCGCGGGCGACCGGCCGCTGCTCGGCGGACGGGCCCTTCTCGGCGGACGCCCGTACCGTCCCCGCACGGTCGCGGACGCCGTCGCACGGGGTGTCGCCCTCGTACCCGGTGACAGACAGCGGGAGGGTTGCCTCGCCGGGCTGACCGTACGGGAGAACCTCCTGGCCAACCCCCGGGCGGGAGGAATGTCGGCGCTGCACTGGATCAGCCCTCGCCGCGAGCGTGCCGAGGCCGGCACGCTGATCGAACGGTTCTCGGTGCGTCCCCACGACAGCGAGGCCGCCATCGCCACCCTGTCCGGGGGAAACCAGCAGAACGTCATGATCGGCCGGTGGCTGCGGCCGGCCCTGCGCCTGCTGATCCTCGAGGAACCGACGGCGAGCGTGGACATCGGTGCCAAAGCCGCGATCCATCGCCTGCTCGCCGAGGCACTCGCGGCCGGCCTCGCGGTCCTCCTCGTCTCCAGCGACTTCGAGGAGGTCGCGGGCGTGTGCCGGCGTGCCCTGGTCTTCGTCCGCGGATCCGTGACGACCGAGCTGACCGGCCCGGCCCTCACGGTCACCGAGCTCACACGGGCGGCTTCGGCCCTGCCCACCTCCGGTAGCGGGGCGAATCCGTGA